One window of Paenibacillus sp. JQZ6Y-1 genomic DNA carries:
- a CDS encoding DNA primase family protein gives MSQKKNQWSLDISNTMSTVSPEYLERNETLDNNYVTVVRRESVLSDVFIQKFSDEEEFNLDNTKSLEKEQSISNHVSDNGSHVSNNETSDIPDHGLYQNRRDDVTYKVATEIVRKLIIKCSDKNIYVYNDLYGYFQEVTELQLAIHVRSNIPTDVDKKMNKNRMFEVIHRIESNPDLQIEGKEFNRYSHLINFRNGVYNLEDNSFQEHHSDYLFTTFIDGYYEERLANNYSGYANYFEEFLDECTEGNIDKQRTLQEITGYILSNYCNAKKFFILLGKAHSGKSLWLGIWRSLIGESFTTAVTLKQLGVNRFMAAELFKSKLNISPEMNEEGSFKGVDVIKAVTGGDLIAAKKKGKDPFYFYSKTKIVAAGNHMPSLSKADTTGALTDRMLFIMFNHSIPEERRDKDLLGKILAEKSYIIHWALEGLRRLMQRNFIFTESSDAIDFKKQFIFESGITGFVEDCCLIDVGDSELKTHRKVLYDAYISYYKNNQSKAMSSREFFNEVVKTGVEPGKFRIDGTTPLAGF, from the coding sequence ATGAGTCAAAAGAAAAATCAGTGGAGTCTCGATATCTCTAACACCATGAGCACTGTTAGCCCAGAGTATTTAGAGAGAAATGAAACATTGGATAATAATTATGTGACAGTAGTTAGACGGGAAAGTGTACTATCAGATGTTTTCATACAGAAATTTAGTGATGAAGAAGAATTCAACCTAGACAATACCAAGAGTTTAGAGAAGGAGCAGTCTATATCGAATCACGTAAGTGATAATGGCAGTCATGTCAGTAACAATGAGACCAGTGACATACCAGACCATGGTCTATATCAGAATAGAAGAGATGATGTTACTTATAAGGTAGCGACTGAGATTGTAAGAAAACTTATCATAAAGTGTAGTGATAAAAATATATACGTATATAACGATCTGTACGGATATTTTCAAGAGGTGACAGAATTGCAGTTGGCAATTCATGTTCGGAGCAACATTCCTACTGATGTTGATAAAAAGATGAATAAAAACAGAATGTTTGAAGTGATACATCGGATAGAAAGTAACCCCGATTTACAGATAGAAGGTAAAGAATTCAACAGGTACAGTCATCTGATTAATTTTAGAAATGGTGTTTATAACTTGGAGGATAACAGTTTCCAGGAACACCACTCAGATTATCTATTTACTACTTTCATTGACGGATATTATGAGGAAAGACTAGCAAATAATTATTCGGGTTATGCTAACTACTTTGAGGAGTTTCTTGATGAATGTACTGAAGGCAATATTGATAAGCAAAGGACTCTTCAAGAGATTACTGGGTATATTCTTAGCAATTACTGCAACGCAAAGAAGTTTTTCATTTTGTTAGGAAAAGCCCATTCAGGAAAATCTTTATGGTTAGGAATTTGGAGAAGTTTAATCGGTGAAAGCTTCACTACAGCGGTTACTCTCAAACAACTTGGGGTTAATCGATTTATGGCAGCTGAGTTATTCAAATCCAAATTAAATATCTCTCCTGAGATGAACGAGGAGGGAAGTTTTAAAGGCGTCGATGTGATTAAAGCGGTAACTGGTGGAGACTTAATTGCAGCGAAAAAAAAGGGTAAAGATCCCTTTTACTTTTATAGTAAAACAAAGATTGTAGCGGCAGGAAACCACATGCCTAGTTTAAGTAAAGCAGATACAACAGGGGCGTTAACAGATAGAATGTTGTTTATAATGTTTAACCACTCAATACCCGAAGAGAGACGGGACAAAGACCTGTTAGGAAAAATTTTAGCAGAAAAGTCTTATATTATACACTGGGCTCTTGAAGGGCTAAGAAGGTTAATGCAGCGGAACTTTATCTTCACAGAGAGTAGTGATGCTATAGATTTTAAAAAGCAATTCATATTTGAGTCGGGAATTACAGGGTTTGTAGAAGATTGTTGTTTGATTGATGTAGGCGATAGCGAACTTAAAACTCATAGAAAAGTGCTGTACGACGCCTACATTAGTTACTACAAAAATAACCAGTCGAAGGCTATGAGCTCAAGAGAGTTCTTTAACGAGGTTGTTAAAACTGGAGTTGAACCAGGGAAGTTCCGCATAGACGGAACCACACCATTAGCGGGATTTTGA
- a CDS encoding helix-turn-helix domain-containing protein produces MVNFEKLFYTIDELYEILPLGKNSLYSLVKKEGFPKVIVGRKILIPVKGFNLWIEQNSVF; encoded by the coding sequence ATGGTCAACTTTGAAAAATTGTTTTACACAATTGATGAGCTTTATGAAATATTACCACTTGGAAAAAATTCGCTATACAGTCTGGTTAAAAAGGAGGGGTTTCCCAAGGTCATAGTGGGTAGGAAAATTCTCATACCTGTAAAGGGGTTTAATCTTTGGATTGAGCAAAATTCAGTATTTTAA
- a CDS encoding site-specific integrase, producing MAGSISKIGNKYRVTFELGKDINNGKRLREYVTVQSKKEAEKLLNEFEYNQNRNLMVLSSGMTFVETIHHWMDNYVRYNCEETTIYGYQNILNKHIAPFFKILELQKLQPGHIQQYYKALMDEKDLSPNTVHKHHALIRKTLDYALKQQLVHRNVADAVSLPKKRRFEGKAYTKEQLFVLLEKVKNTKLEVPVNLAIYLGLRREEIVGLRWDYVDLDQRKIHIEEVRTSAGNKVITKLPKTDKSRRSLHMSDDLHCLLSNLKAKHEEMKILFETEYDKSGYLYCHDNGKPYRVNSVTEQFKDFLEKNEFPKIRLHDLRHSFASVLHNEGVDLKSISEALGHSDICTTNKIYTHVFDKTHKDTLNLMSDALRGR from the coding sequence GTGGCTGGTAGTATCTCAAAGATAGGCAACAAATATAGAGTTACATTTGAGTTAGGTAAAGATATAAACAACGGTAAGAGATTAAGAGAATACGTTACAGTTCAATCAAAAAAGGAAGCTGAAAAGCTCCTTAACGAGTTTGAGTATAACCAAAACCGTAATCTTATGGTGCTAAGTAGTGGAATGACATTTGTAGAGACGATCCATCATTGGATGGACAACTATGTGAGGTACAATTGTGAGGAGACGACGATTTATGGGTATCAGAATATTCTGAATAAGCACATAGCTCCTTTTTTCAAAATTCTCGAACTGCAAAAGCTCCAGCCTGGACACATTCAACAATATTATAAAGCTCTTATGGATGAGAAAGATTTATCACCAAATACAGTGCATAAACATCACGCACTCATTCGTAAGACTTTGGATTATGCTTTGAAACAGCAGTTAGTCCATAGGAATGTGGCTGATGCTGTATCTTTACCAAAAAAGAGAAGATTCGAAGGGAAAGCTTATACTAAAGAACAACTTTTTGTACTGCTGGAAAAGGTAAAGAATACAAAATTGGAGGTTCCAGTTAACCTAGCTATATATTTGGGCCTAAGAAGAGAAGAAATCGTTGGCCTTAGATGGGATTATGTTGACCTGGATCAAAGGAAAATTCATATTGAAGAGGTTCGCACAAGTGCAGGTAACAAGGTAATAACAAAACTACCAAAGACAGATAAAAGTAGACGATCACTTCATATGAGTGATGACCTTCACTGTTTACTATCAAATTTAAAAGCTAAACATGAGGAAATGAAGATATTGTTTGAAACTGAGTATGATAAATCTGGTTACCTCTATTGTCATGATAATGGAAAGCCATATCGTGTGAACTCAGTCACAGAGCAGTTCAAGGACTTTCTTGAAAAAAATGAATTTCCTAAAATTCGTCTTCATGATCTCAGACATTCGTTCGCGAGTGTGCTACACAATGAGGGAGTGGACTTGAAATCAATTTCTGAGGCATTGGGCCACTCAGACATATGCACTACTAATAAAATATATACTCATGTATTTGATAAGACTCACAAGGATACATTAAACCTAATGAGTGATGCATTAAGGGGTCGATGA
- a CDS encoding recombinase family protein, with the protein MGYGRVSAKDQNPERQLLKFREIGIDGRYIFVDKLSGKDFNRPQYQAMRLMIREGDLIYIDALDRLGRDYEGIINEWKYVTREVKADIVCLDNETLFDSRKFKTMGDFGKVMEDQFLSLLAYVAAQERKKNKQRQAEGIQIAKSDGVKFGRPKIEINEAFIEVYQEWKSGMITATFAMKQLGMKHRTFYRRLREYEQLLEHSNQ; encoded by the coding sequence ATGGGATATGGCAGAGTATCGGCTAAAGATCAGAATCCGGAAAGGCAACTTTTAAAATTTCGAGAGATCGGAATTGATGGAAGATATATATTTGTTGATAAGCTAAGTGGAAAGGACTTTAATAGGCCACAATATCAAGCTATGCGTTTAATGATTCGCGAAGGTGACTTAATCTATATTGATGCCTTAGACCGATTAGGGCGTGATTATGAGGGAATTATAAATGAGTGGAAGTATGTTACTCGTGAAGTGAAGGCAGATATTGTTTGCCTGGATAATGAGACTCTATTTGATTCAAGGAAATTTAAAACTATGGGTGATTTCGGAAAAGTAATGGAGGACCAATTTTTGAGTTTACTGGCATATGTAGCTGCACAGGAAAGAAAGAAAAATAAACAACGTCAAGCAGAGGGAATTCAAATAGCTAAGAGTGATGGAGTCAAGTTTGGTCGCCCGAAGATTGAAATAAATGAAGCATTCATTGAAGTTTATCAAGAGTGGAAGTCTGGTATGATCACGGCTACGTTTGCTATGAAGCAATTGGGAATGAAACATCGAACGTTTTATAGGAGGCTTAGAGAGTATGAGCAGCTATTGGAACATAGTAATCAATAA